A region from the Hypericibacter adhaerens genome encodes:
- the rpmI gene encoding 50S ribosomal protein L35, with the protein MPKMKTKSGAKKRFALTATGKVKMTPSRKRHGLSKRTQKMKRQARGMRIMADMDAANVKKFFLPNG; encoded by the coding sequence ATGCCCAAGATGAAGACCAAGAGCGGCGCCAAGAAGCGCTTCGCTCTCACCGCCACGGGCAAGGTCAAGATGACCCCGTCCCGCAAGCGCCATGGACTTTCGAAGCGCACCCAGAAGATGAAGCGTCAGGCCCGCGGCATGCGGATCATGGCCGACATGGATGCGGCGAACGTCAAGAAATTCTTCCTGCCGAACGGTTGA
- the rplT gene encoding 50S ribosomal protein L20 has protein sequence MARVKRGVTTHARHKKIVDMGAGYFGRASTNFRVAIEKVEKGLQYAYRDRRNKKRDFRGLWIQRINAGVREHGLTYSKFIAGMKKAGIEVDRKVLADLAVREPAAFGALVKQASDALGKGG, from the coding sequence ATGGCACGCGTCAAGCGGGGCGTCACCACCCACGCCCGTCACAAGAAGATCGTCGATATGGGCGCCGGCTATTTCGGCCGCGCCTCGACCAATTTCCGCGTCGCGATCGAGAAGGTCGAGAAGGGCCTGCAATATGCCTATCGCGACCGTCGCAACAAGAAGCGCGACTTCCGCGGTCTCTGGATCCAGCGCATCAATGCGGGCGTGCGCGAGCACGGCCTGACCTACTCGAAGTTCATCGCCGGCATGAAGAAGGCGGGGATCGAGGTGGACCGCAAGGTGTTGGCGGATCTCGCCGTGCGCGAGCCGGCCGCCTTCGGCGCGCTGGTGAAGCAGGCGAGCGACGCGCTCGGCAAGGGCGGCTGA
- a CDS encoding Rieske 2Fe-2S domain-containing protein, with product MANPDWHRLGPVETLKQRSLQTVTVAGRPIALSYDEGRFGAILGRCLHAGGPLGDGTLRNGYVVCPWHGWTYQRETGEGEPGSTDAVPRYLLKQEGGELFIDLASGTHPRAASHEPHPLARRPERAPGALRVVGISTTVMDRQAPRYSTSEDLLGVALEAAAGDGAETKLIRLDSLRFRACEGYYSKSANACTWPCSITQMDDKDELTAVYEALVHWADVVLIATPIRWGNASSLYFKMIERMNCIQNQITTHNRVLIRNKVAGFIVTGGQDNVQAVAGEMMMFFGELGFTFAQFPFVGHSRGWSAEDMENNVAAVKADQELREGTRALARRCLERARDLVAAGEGAARTERGGRKANGSLK from the coding sequence ATGGCGAATCCCGATTGGCACCGGCTGGGTCCGGTCGAGACCTTGAAGCAGCGGTCGCTGCAGACCGTCACCGTGGCGGGCCGGCCGATCGCCTTGTCCTACGACGAAGGACGTTTCGGCGCGATCCTGGGCCGCTGCCTGCATGCGGGCGGGCCGCTGGGCGACGGCACGCTCCGCAACGGCTATGTCGTTTGCCCCTGGCATGGCTGGACCTATCAGCGCGAGACCGGCGAGGGCGAGCCCGGCAGCACCGACGCCGTACCGCGCTATCTGCTGAAGCAGGAGGGCGGCGAGCTCTTCATCGATCTCGCCTCGGGCACCCACCCGCGCGCGGCCTCGCACGAGCCCCATCCGCTGGCGCGCCGGCCCGAGCGCGCGCCGGGCGCGCTGCGCGTCGTGGGCATCTCGACCACCGTCATGGACCGGCAGGCGCCGCGCTACTCGACCTCGGAGGATCTGCTGGGCGTGGCGCTCGAGGCGGCGGCGGGCGATGGGGCGGAGACGAAGCTCATCCGGCTCGACAGCCTCAGGTTCCGCGCCTGCGAGGGCTACTACTCGAAGAGTGCGAATGCCTGCACCTGGCCCTGCTCGATCACGCAGATGGACGACAAGGACGAGCTCACCGCCGTCTATGAGGCGCTGGTGCATTGGGCCGACGTGGTCCTGATCGCGACGCCGATCCGCTGGGGCAATGCCAGCTCGCTCTATTTCAAGATGATCGAGCGGATGAACTGCATCCAGAACCAGATCACCACCCATAACCGCGTGCTGATCCGCAACAAGGTCGCGGGCTTCATCGTTACCGGCGGCCAGGACAATGTGCAGGCGGTGGCGGGCGAGATGATGATGTTCTTCGGCGAGCTGGGCTTCACCTTCGCCCAGTTCCCCTTCGTCGGCCACAGTCGCGGCTGGTCGGCCGAGGATATGGAGAACAATGTCGCGGCGGTGAAGGCCGACCAGGAGCTGCGGGAAGGCACGCGGGCGCTGGCCCGGCGCTGCCTGGAGCGGGCGCGGGATCTGGTCGCGGCCGGCGAGGGTGCCGCCCGGACCGAGCGCGGCGGCCGCAAGGCCAATGGCTCCTTGAAGTAG
- the pheS gene encoding phenylalanine--tRNA ligase subunit alpha, giving the protein MLEDASRLEKKWLEAVAAASGLDALETVRVEALGKKGEISGLMKGLGALTPDERKSAGAKLNQLKDAVAAAIEARKSQLAEAAMDARLQGEKLDMTLPASLGAQGRLHPISQTIDEIIAIFGEMGFKVAEGPDIEEDFYNFTALNIPPDHPARQMHDTFYLGRADVAANTNHAGGTGVGGAAGDAGIQEKKFGKEATPTDLEGRRLLRTHTSPVQIRYMKSHQPPMRIIAPGRTYRCDSDMTHTPMFHQVEGLVVDEKTHMGHLKGCLTEFCRAFFGVADLPLRFRPSFFPFTEPSAEVDIGCSRKGGELKLGNYGDWLEILGCGMVHPKVLEMGGIDPARYQGFAFGMGIERIAMLKYGIPDLRTFFEADARWLAHYGFQPLDVPNLVGAPR; this is encoded by the coding sequence ATGCTCGAGGATGCAAGCCGGTTGGAGAAGAAATGGCTGGAGGCGGTCGCGGCCGCGTCCGGTCTGGACGCGCTCGAGACCGTGCGCGTCGAAGCGCTCGGCAAGAAGGGCGAGATCTCGGGCCTGATGAAGGGGCTGGGCGCGCTCACCCCCGACGAGCGCAAGAGCGCCGGCGCCAAGCTCAACCAGCTCAAGGACGCGGTCGCGGCCGCGATCGAGGCGCGCAAGAGCCAGCTCGCCGAGGCCGCGATGGATGCGCGCCTGCAGGGCGAGAAGCTCGACATGACGCTGCCGGCGAGCCTCGGCGCGCAAGGCCGGCTGCACCCGATCAGCCAGACCATCGACGAGATCATCGCCATCTTCGGCGAGATGGGCTTCAAGGTCGCGGAAGGCCCCGACATCGAGGAGGACTTCTACAACTTCACGGCGCTGAACATCCCGCCGGACCATCCCGCGCGTCAGATGCACGACACGTTCTATCTTGGCCGCGCCGATGTTGCCGCGAACACCAACCATGCCGGCGGCACCGGGGTTGGTGGGGCGGCCGGTGACGCCGGCATCCAGGAAAAGAAGTTCGGCAAGGAAGCGACGCCGACGGATCTGGAGGGGCGCCGGCTGCTGCGGACCCACACCTCGCCGGTGCAGATCCGCTACATGAAATCGCACCAGCCGCCGATGCGCATCATCGCGCCCGGCCGCACCTATCGCTGCGATTCCGACATGACCCACACGCCGATGTTCCATCAGGTCGAAGGTCTCGTCGTCGACGAGAAGACCCATATGGGCCATCTCAAGGGTTGCCTCACCGAATTCTGCCGTGCCTTCTTCGGCGTCGCGGACCTGCCCTTGCGCTTCCGCCCGAGCTTCTTCCCCTTCACGGAACCCTCCGCCGAGGTCGATATCGGCTGCTCGCGCAAAGGCGGCGAGCTCAAGCTCGGCAATTACGGCGACTGGCTCGAGATCCTGGGCTGCGGCATGGTCCATCCCAAGGTGCTGGAGATGGGCGGCATCGATCCGGCGCGCTATCAGGGCTTCGCCTTCGGCATGGGGATCGAGCGCATCGCCATGCTGAAATACGGCATCCCCGACCTGCGCACTTTCTTCGAGGCCGATGCGCGCTGGCTCGCGCATTACGGCTTCCAGCCGCTCGACGTCCCGAACCTGGTGGGGGCGCCGCGATGA